In one window of Caenimonas aquaedulcis DNA:
- a CDS encoding TRAP transporter substrate-binding protein, whose protein sequence is MKRLFIKTVVAAVAIAAFGVAQAQATRTIKFANQNAKGHPIVLGMERFAQLVETKSGGKMKVNVFPAGALGSDQANVSALQGGTLEMASMNSGIFASLVKDFEIYDFPFLFGNPREADAVVDGPFGQGLHKRLEEKGVVGLAYYELGFRQLTNGKRPVNKVEDIAGLKLRVIPNPINIDWVTALGANPTPLPFPELYAALEQGAVDGQENPLATIQGAKLNEVQKYLTLTNHQYNPQSVVISKKFWDTLSADEKKVLQDAATESAKYQREQSRGAAASILDALKKAGMQVSELPPAEVAKLREKMKPVVAKHTAGVGEATVKAVMAEIEKARK, encoded by the coding sequence ATGAAGAGACTGTTCATCAAGACCGTGGTCGCCGCCGTCGCCATCGCCGCCTTCGGCGTGGCGCAGGCCCAGGCCACGCGCACCATCAAGTTCGCCAACCAGAACGCGAAGGGCCACCCGATCGTCCTGGGCATGGAGCGCTTCGCGCAGCTCGTAGAGACCAAGTCGGGCGGCAAGATGAAGGTGAACGTCTTCCCGGCCGGCGCACTGGGCAGCGACCAGGCCAACGTGTCGGCGCTGCAGGGCGGCACGCTGGAGATGGCGTCGATGAACTCCGGCATCTTCGCGAGCCTGGTGAAGGACTTCGAGATCTACGACTTCCCCTTCCTCTTCGGCAACCCCAGGGAGGCGGATGCCGTGGTGGATGGCCCGTTCGGCCAGGGCCTGCACAAGCGGCTGGAGGAAAAGGGCGTGGTCGGCCTCGCGTATTACGAGCTCGGCTTTCGCCAGCTCACCAACGGCAAGCGCCCGGTCAACAAGGTCGAGGACATCGCGGGCCTGAAGCTGCGCGTCATTCCCAACCCGATCAACATCGACTGGGTCACCGCGCTGGGCGCCAACCCGACGCCGCTGCCTTTCCCCGAGCTGTACGCGGCGCTGGAGCAGGGCGCGGTGGATGGCCAGGAGAACCCGCTCGCGACGATCCAGGGCGCCAAGCTCAATGAAGTGCAGAAATACCTGACCCTCACCAACCACCAGTACAACCCGCAGTCGGTGGTGATCAGCAAGAAGTTCTGGGACACGCTGTCGGCCGACGAGAAGAAGGTGCTGCAGGACGCGGCCACCGAATCGGCGAAATACCAGCGCGAACAGTCGCGCGGCGCCGCGGCGAGCATCCTCGACGCGCTCAAGAAGGCCGGCATGCAGGTCTCCGAGCTGCCGCCCGCCGAAGTCGCCAAGCTGCGCGAGAAGATGAAGCCCGTGGTGGCCAAGCACACCGCCGGCGTGGGCGAGGCGACCGTCAAGGCCGTCATGGCCGAGATCGAGAAAGCGCGCAAGTAA
- a CDS encoding sugar phosphate isomerase/epimerase family protein — protein MADERSLRHAILGFGMDTITLAGPLEAKLEAMRDAGFSQVMLKANDLVGHPQGWQAAAKLVRESGLRGTGFQVLRDFEGLSGHLHQYKVDIAKAMLEMCAALGCDVLLACSSVSTHASQDFDDLARDLRKLAMLAVPHGIRIAYEGLSWGRTINEFTTAWDVVCRADCPNLGVGIDSFHILAAKTELAHIDELDPAKIFLVQLSDFMWQEARTFEERIATARTFRVFPGEGVHTAQIVELVSRLDALGYAGDYSFEVFNDDYVQMPLPMVAQRARRSALWLAQAVLRRSDPLPNQLRLRTRP, from the coding sequence ATGGCTGACGAACGCAGCCTGCGGCACGCCATCCTGGGCTTCGGGATGGACACGATCACGCTCGCCGGACCGCTGGAGGCCAAGCTCGAGGCGATGCGCGACGCGGGCTTCAGCCAGGTGATGCTCAAGGCGAACGACCTCGTGGGCCATCCGCAGGGCTGGCAAGCCGCCGCGAAGCTCGTGCGCGAAAGCGGCCTGCGCGGCACCGGCTTCCAGGTGCTGCGGGATTTCGAGGGACTGTCCGGCCACCTGCACCAGTACAAGGTGGACATCGCCAAGGCGATGCTGGAGATGTGCGCCGCGCTCGGCTGCGACGTGCTGCTGGCCTGCTCGTCCGTGTCCACCCATGCGAGCCAGGACTTCGACGACCTCGCGCGGGACCTGCGCAAGCTCGCGATGCTCGCGGTCCCGCACGGCATCCGCATCGCCTACGAAGGCCTCTCCTGGGGCCGAACCATCAACGAATTCACCACCGCGTGGGACGTCGTGTGCCGCGCCGACTGCCCGAACCTGGGCGTGGGCATCGATTCCTTCCACATCCTGGCCGCGAAGACCGAACTCGCGCACATCGACGAGCTCGACCCGGCGAAGATATTCCTCGTGCAGCTGTCGGACTTCATGTGGCAGGAGGCGCGCACCTTCGAGGAACGCATCGCCACCGCGCGCACCTTCCGCGTGTTCCCGGGCGAGGGCGTGCACACCGCGCAGATCGTGGAACTGGTGTCGCGGCTGGACGCCCTGGGCTACGCCGGCGACTACAGCTTCGAGGTGTTCAACGACGACTACGTGCAGATGCCGCTGCCGATGGTGGCGCAGCGCGCCCGCCGCTCGGCGCTGTGGCTCGCGCAAGCCGTGCTCAGGCGCTCCGACCCGCTGCCCAACCAGCTCAGGCTGCGCACACGGCCGTAA
- a CDS encoding ATP-dependent DNA helicase — protein sequence MPYTVAVRMLCDFTARRGDLDLRFTPSPSAQEGIAGHQLVAARRGPLYETEISLQGAFGDLNVRGRADGYDPQAKRLEEIKTHRGDLAKQPANHRHLHWAQLKVYGWLLCESRGLDEIELSLVYFDIASQQETAFTETHTAQALREFFEARCLEFSAWAAQEGAHRASRDEALASLAFPHPAFRTGQRELAEAVYKGAATGRCVMAQAPTGIGKTMGTVFAMLKAAKPHGLDKVFYLTAKSTGRQLALDAAAAVRRGRAAFPLRVIELVARDKACEHRDKACHGDSCPLAKGFYARLPGARQECVASGFMDGPALREVALKHGVCPYYLGQEVTRWSDLVVGDYNYWFDGSAMLYAMTMGSEWTVGVLVDEAHNLIERARAMYSASITQADLRALRSNAPAPVKPALDKFNRAWGALRKLREEGGGALDALPSAFLTSLRQAGAALESHLAEAAPGAADGGVQQFYFDILAFQRLAESLGPHSVIEWSEDALARGKPAATLRIQNLIPAPFLKPRFAAARTVTLFSATLSPPRYYIDMLGAPDTTAWIDVASPFSADQLEVQVVSRISTRFAHRQRSAAPISKLIAAQFDARPGNYLAFFSSFDYLDMVAAEFQREHPAIPMWTQARGMDERARNGFLERFAPGGAGVGFAVLGGSFGEGIDLRGDRLVGAFVATLGLPQVNARNEQLKDCLEGVFGSGYDYTYLYPGIQKVVQAAGRVIRTQEDKGIVYLIDDRFARPAVRELLPAWWRV from the coding sequence ATGCCCTACACCGTCGCCGTTCGCATGCTCTGCGATTTCACCGCCCGGCGCGGCGACCTGGACCTGCGCTTCACGCCGTCCCCGAGCGCGCAGGAGGGCATCGCGGGCCACCAGCTCGTGGCCGCCCGGCGCGGGCCGCTGTACGAGACGGAGATCAGCCTGCAGGGCGCGTTTGGGGACCTGAACGTGCGTGGCCGCGCCGACGGCTACGACCCGCAGGCGAAGCGGCTGGAGGAGATCAAGACGCACCGCGGGGACCTCGCGAAGCAGCCGGCCAACCATCGCCACCTGCACTGGGCGCAGTTGAAGGTGTATGGGTGGCTGCTGTGCGAGTCGCGCGGCCTGGACGAGATCGAACTGTCGCTGGTGTATTTCGACATCGCGAGCCAGCAGGAGACGGCGTTCACCGAGACGCACACCGCGCAGGCCTTGCGCGAATTCTTCGAGGCGCGATGCCTCGAATTCAGCGCGTGGGCCGCGCAGGAGGGAGCACACCGCGCGAGCCGGGACGAGGCCCTGGCCTCGCTCGCCTTTCCGCACCCTGCCTTCCGGACAGGGCAGCGTGAACTGGCGGAGGCGGTCTACAAGGGCGCGGCGACGGGCCGGTGCGTCATGGCGCAGGCGCCGACCGGCATCGGCAAGACCATGGGCACCGTGTTCGCGATGCTCAAGGCCGCGAAGCCGCATGGCCTGGACAAGGTGTTCTACCTCACGGCGAAGTCCACCGGCAGGCAGCTCGCGCTCGACGCGGCGGCGGCGGTGCGGCGCGGCCGCGCCGCGTTTCCCTTGCGCGTGATCGAACTCGTGGCGCGCGACAAGGCCTGCGAGCATCGCGACAAGGCCTGCCACGGCGACTCCTGCCCGCTGGCCAAGGGTTTCTACGCCAGGCTGCCCGGCGCGCGGCAGGAGTGCGTGGCATCGGGCTTCATGGATGGACCCGCCTTGCGCGAAGTCGCGCTGAAGCACGGCGTCTGCCCGTATTACCTGGGCCAGGAAGTGACGCGCTGGTCGGACCTCGTGGTGGGCGACTACAACTACTGGTTCGACGGCAGCGCGATGCTGTACGCGATGACGATGGGCAGCGAATGGACCGTGGGCGTGCTGGTGGACGAGGCGCACAACCTCATCGAGCGGGCCCGCGCGATGTATTCCGCGTCGATCACCCAGGCCGACCTGCGCGCCCTGCGCTCGAACGCGCCAGCGCCGGTCAAACCCGCGCTGGACAAGTTCAACCGCGCGTGGGGCGCGCTGCGCAAATTGCGCGAGGAGGGCGGCGGCGCGCTGGACGCGCTGCCCTCGGCGTTCCTCACCTCGCTGCGGCAGGCGGGCGCCGCGCTCGAATCGCACCTCGCGGAGGCCGCACCCGGCGCGGCGGACGGCGGCGTGCAGCAGTTTTATTTCGACATCCTCGCCTTCCAGCGGCTCGCCGAATCCTTGGGTCCGCACTCGGTCATCGAGTGGAGCGAGGATGCCCTGGCGCGCGGCAAGCCCGCTGCGACGCTGCGCATCCAGAACCTGATTCCCGCGCCCTTCCTCAAGCCGCGCTTCGCGGCCGCGCGCACCGTCACGCTGTTCTCCGCGACGCTGAGCCCGCCGCGCTATTACATCGACATGCTCGGCGCGCCGGACACCACCGCGTGGATCGACGTGGCCTCGCCCTTCAGCGCCGACCAGCTCGAGGTGCAGGTGGTGAGCCGGATCTCCACGCGCTTCGCGCACCGCCAGCGCTCCGCCGCGCCGATTTCGAAGCTGATCGCCGCGCAGTTCGACGCGCGCCCGGGCAACTACCTCGCGTTCTTCAGCAGCTTCGACTATCTCGACATGGTCGCCGCCGAGTTCCAGCGCGAGCACCCGGCGATCCCGATGTGGACGCAGGCGCGCGGCATGGACGAGCGCGCGCGCAACGGCTTCCTCGAGCGGTTCGCGCCCGGCGGCGCGGGCGTCGGGTTCGCGGTGCTGGGCGGCAGTTTCGGCGAAGGCATCGATTTGCGCGGCGACAGGCTGGTGGGTGCGTTCGTCGCGACGCTGGGCTTGCCGCAGGTCAATGCGCGCAACGAGCAACTGAAGGATTGCCTGGAAGGCGTGTTCGGCTCCGGCTACGACTACACATACCTTTATCCCGGCATCCAGAAAGTGGTGCAGGCCGCGGGCCGGGTGATCCGCACGCAGGAAGACAAGGGGATCGTCTATTTGATCGACGATCGCTTCGCGCGGCCGGCGGTGCGGGAGTTGCTGCCGGCGTGGTGGCGGGTCTAG
- a CDS encoding shikimate dehydrogenase family protein, with protein MQIDGRTELIAHLGWPTHSFKAPMIYNPYFESVGVNAVVVPMGCRPHAFASVLRSFFSLENVRGALITMPHKVSVIDELGTLTPAAQVAGAANAVRRLPDGTLEGDMFDGEGFVRGLERKGVALKGAGALVVGCGGVGCAIAASLASRGLAELALHDVQAASADALAARVGAHYPGVRVTVGGNDPAGFDVVVNATPLGMNAGDPLPVDVSRLSPGTFAAEVVMKTEMTAFLAAAQARGCRVQVGTDMLFEMIPPYLEFFGFPTTTPEALRAVARLHY; from the coding sequence ATGCAGATCGACGGCCGCACCGAGCTCATCGCGCACCTGGGCTGGCCCACGCACTCCTTCAAGGCGCCGATGATCTACAACCCCTACTTCGAGTCGGTGGGGGTGAATGCGGTCGTCGTGCCCATGGGATGCAGGCCGCACGCGTTCGCGTCGGTGCTGCGAAGCTTCTTCTCGCTGGAGAACGTGCGCGGCGCGCTCATCACCATGCCGCACAAGGTCAGCGTGATCGACGAGCTGGGCACCCTGACCCCGGCAGCGCAGGTGGCGGGCGCGGCCAACGCCGTGCGCCGCCTGCCCGACGGGACGCTCGAAGGCGACATGTTCGACGGCGAGGGATTCGTGCGGGGGCTGGAGCGCAAGGGCGTCGCATTGAAGGGCGCGGGGGCGCTCGTCGTCGGCTGCGGCGGTGTCGGCTGCGCGATCGCCGCATCGCTCGCCTCGCGAGGCCTGGCCGAACTGGCGCTGCACGACGTGCAGGCGGCGAGCGCGGACGCGCTGGCCGCACGGGTCGGTGCGCATTACCCCGGCGTGCGCGTGACCGTGGGCGGCAACGACCCCGCCGGGTTCGACGTCGTGGTCAACGCCACGCCGCTGGGCATGAACGCGGGCGATCCGCTGCCGGTGGACGTATCCCGGCTGTCGCCCGGCACCTTCGCCGCCGAGGTCGTGATGAAAACCGAGATGACCGCTTTCCTCGCGGCGGCGCAGGCGCGCGGCTGCCGCGTGCAGGTGGGCACGGACATGCTGTTCGAGATGATCCCGCCCTACCTGGAATTCTTCGGCTTCCCGACCACCACGCCCGAGGCGCTGCGCGCGGTCGCGCGCCTGCACTACTGA
- the gloA gene encoding lactoylglutathione lyase produces MRLLHTMLRVGDLQRSIDFYTRVLGMRLLRTTERPEQKYSLAFVGYGTNPEHAEIELTYNHGVDHYELGTAYGHIALGVADVYGACEKIRAGGGNITREPGPVKGGTTVIAFVTDPDGYKIELIERPAEA; encoded by the coding sequence ATGAGACTCCTCCACACCATGCTGCGCGTCGGCGACCTGCAACGCTCCATCGACTTCTACACCCGCGTGCTCGGCATGCGGCTGCTGCGCACGACCGAGCGGCCGGAGCAGAAGTACTCGCTCGCCTTCGTGGGCTACGGCACCAACCCCGAGCACGCGGAGATCGAGCTCACCTACAACCACGGGGTGGACCATTACGAGCTGGGCACGGCCTACGGCCACATCGCGCTCGGCGTGGCGGACGTGTACGGCGCCTGCGAGAAGATCCGCGCCGGCGGCGGGAACATCACGCGCGAACCCGGGCCGGTGAAGGGCGGCACCACCGTGATCGCCTTCGTCACGGACCCGGACGGCTACAAGATCGAGCTGATCGAGCGCCCCGCCGAGGCCTGA
- a CDS encoding phosphoribosylamine--glycine ligase, whose translation MRVLGIGEYNDLAATYHGLAQRGHEVKVFVADPACRDVFEGMLDFTPDWQRELGWVRDAGADGLVLFESAIHGKEQDSLRREGFAVVGGSELGDRLEADRDFGQDALRAIGLHTAASRRFSSYADARAHVQAQPGRYVLKFNGADNERSRNFVGEMDDGADMLALLSLYESRASHEPASETTDFVLMEHLQGVEVGVGAYFNGREFLEAACIDFEHKRFFPGELGELTGEMGTIVSYRHSPKLFDTVLAPLAGMLRDGGYCGYINVNLIVNEEGLWPLEFTSRFGYPGFAICEALHAEPWEAILGRMARKDSLALRTADGFACGVVLTVPPFPYRHGYEALSKGAPICLRKELAPEDLQQLHFAEVARVHGQLVTSGSCGYVGVATGVGSTVQEANAHALRIARGVVVPNLRYRTDIGERVARHDLQQLSQWGWL comes from the coding sequence ATGCGCGTGCTCGGCATCGGCGAGTACAACGACCTGGCCGCGACGTACCACGGCCTCGCGCAGCGCGGCCACGAGGTGAAGGTCTTCGTCGCGGATCCGGCCTGCCGCGACGTCTTCGAAGGCATGCTGGACTTCACGCCCGACTGGCAGCGCGAGCTCGGTTGGGTGCGCGATGCGGGCGCCGACGGCCTCGTCCTCTTCGAATCCGCGATCCATGGCAAGGAGCAGGACTCGCTGCGCCGTGAAGGCTTCGCGGTGGTCGGCGGCAGCGAACTCGGCGACCGGCTCGAAGCGGACCGCGATTTCGGCCAGGACGCGCTGCGCGCGATCGGCCTGCACACCGCGGCCAGCCGCCGCTTCTCTTCGTACGCGGATGCGCGCGCCCACGTTCAGGCGCAGCCCGGGCGCTACGTGCTCAAGTTCAACGGCGCGGACAACGAGCGCTCGCGCAACTTCGTGGGCGAGATGGACGACGGCGCGGACATGCTCGCCCTGCTCTCGCTCTACGAATCGCGCGCCTCGCACGAACCGGCAAGCGAAACGACCGACTTCGTGCTGATGGAACACCTGCAGGGCGTGGAAGTGGGCGTCGGCGCGTACTTCAACGGGCGGGAATTCCTGGAAGCCGCCTGCATCGACTTCGAACACAAGCGCTTCTTCCCCGGCGAGCTCGGCGAGTTGACGGGCGAGATGGGCACGATCGTGTCCTATCGCCACTCGCCCAAGCTGTTCGACACCGTGCTCGCGCCGCTGGCGGGCATGCTGCGCGACGGCGGCTACTGCGGCTATATCAACGTCAACCTCATCGTGAACGAGGAAGGCCTGTGGCCGCTCGAATTCACCAGCCGCTTCGGCTACCCGGGATTCGCGATCTGCGAAGCCCTGCATGCCGAACCGTGGGAAGCGATCCTCGGGCGCATGGCGCGCAAGGACAGCCTCGCCCTGCGCACCGCCGACGGCTTCGCCTGCGGCGTCGTGCTCACGGTGCCGCCCTTTCCCTACCGGCACGGCTACGAAGCCCTGTCCAAGGGCGCGCCCATCTGCCTGCGCAAGGAGCTCGCGCCGGAGGACCTGCAGCAGCTCCACTTCGCGGAGGTGGCGCGCGTGCACGGCCAGCTGGTCACCAGCGGCTCTTGCGGCTACGTGGGCGTGGCCACCGGCGTGGGATCGACGGTGCAGGAAGCGAATGCCCACGCGCTTCGCATCGCGCGCGGCGTCGTGGTGCCGAACCTGCGCTACCGTACCGACATCGGCGAGCGCGTGGCGCGGCACGACCTGCAGCAGCTGAGCCAGTGGGGCTGGCTCTAG
- a CDS encoding transglutaminase-like domain-containing protein, whose translation MTFDKAPLRLRFSISLAYDVQPGGADFIFNIHAAQTAAQRVVHEQLNVNPFTQQQLFTDPATYSRYLRLQAQPGPLSIDYSADVDIAHLEATPGSIDQVSIASLPGSLLPYIYPSRYCESDRLLAFANAQFGHMTPGYYRAMAVRDWVASHVAFTSNSTSGTTSACDTLLEKRGVCRDFAHLMIALCRALNMPARFATGIDYGADPALGPQDFHAYVEVYLGGSWWLFDPSGTAIPMGFVRLGTGRDAADCAFAMIFGAASMSNMTISIAPVAGAGGTMREPVHTQDALSTDSGLPGLQAPQRAFAA comes from the coding sequence ATGACTTTCGACAAAGCGCCGCTGCGCCTGCGCTTCTCCATCTCCCTCGCCTACGACGTCCAGCCGGGCGGAGCGGACTTCATCTTCAATATCCATGCGGCGCAAACGGCCGCGCAGCGCGTCGTTCACGAGCAGCTGAACGTGAACCCGTTCACGCAGCAGCAGCTCTTCACCGACCCCGCCACCTATTCGCGCTACCTGCGGCTGCAGGCGCAGCCCGGCCCGCTGTCGATCGACTATTCGGCCGACGTGGACATCGCGCACCTGGAGGCCACCCCCGGCAGCATCGACCAGGTGAGCATCGCGAGCCTGCCCGGCAGCTTGCTCCCCTACATCTACCCGAGCCGCTATTGCGAATCGGACCGGCTCCTCGCCTTTGCGAACGCGCAGTTCGGTCACATGACGCCCGGCTACTACCGCGCGATGGCGGTGCGCGACTGGGTCGCCTCGCACGTGGCCTTCACCTCCAACAGCACGAGCGGCACGACGTCCGCCTGCGACACCCTGCTGGAAAAGCGCGGCGTGTGCCGCGACTTCGCGCACCTGATGATCGCGCTGTGCCGCGCGCTGAACATGCCCGCGCGCTTTGCCACCGGCATCGACTACGGCGCCGACCCTGCGCTCGGCCCCCAGGACTTCCACGCCTATGTGGAGGTCTACCTGGGCGGCAGCTGGTGGCTGTTCGACCCGTCGGGCACGGCCATCCCCATGGGCTTCGTGCGGCTGGGCACAGGGCGCGACGCGGCCGACTGCGCCTTCGCGATGATCTTCGGCGCGGCGTCGATGAGCAACATGACGATCTCCATCGCACCGGTGGCCGGCGCGGGCGGCACGATGCGCGAGCCGGTCCACACGCAGGACGCCCTCTCCACCGACTCCGGCCTTCCCGGCCTGCAGGCTCCGCAGCGCGCTTTCGCAGCCTGA
- a CDS encoding iron-containing redox enzyme family protein, with amino-acid sequence MYAGPQEWQRPDATAELADASSGAGSGHADLYRRLMQPSLDDATRAAAGEYLAQQLERVRGEPGELPAHPGELQAWMESNTQSVHARYAAYLAQRKEGQPRRFFANRAHALHVLRQVAPTKLVDGAWLYGLVKHAANPKMSDLVRTYVEELGEGDAGKNHVVLYRDLLNRYNLDPLDDLDDTLYTQGAIQLALGACAEEFLPEVIGFNLSYEQLPLHLLITAHELNELGIDPYYFTLHVTVDNGDTGHARRACQAVLDMLPRLADDGVFWERVRAGAKLADVAPGTMDAVEGFRIDDEVLRIFARKSVTGHGAHSDYCRVAGKSVNEWLARPAEIPQFLAALEAAGWIQRGKPVDDSRFWGLLQGPRAEMFGVFSSYELQVIHDWIRGDASADGAAFTQGPAPEGRTRRASFRAMQRARPALVAGPAADLLDPDLDALKSRLATADPAQREQLLCEMMSPAMHWTPAGLEATRQFWSARSS; translated from the coding sequence ATGTACGCAGGACCCCAGGAGTGGCAGCGCCCCGACGCGACGGCAGAGCTTGCCGACGCATCGTCCGGGGCCGGATCGGGCCACGCGGACCTTTACCGGCGCCTGATGCAGCCCTCGCTCGACGACGCCACGCGCGCCGCAGCCGGCGAGTACCTCGCGCAGCAGCTCGAGCGCGTGCGCGGCGAGCCGGGCGAGCTGCCCGCGCATCCCGGCGAATTGCAGGCCTGGATGGAATCGAACACGCAGTCCGTGCATGCACGCTACGCCGCCTACCTCGCGCAGCGCAAGGAAGGCCAGCCGCGCCGCTTCTTCGCGAACCGCGCGCATGCGCTGCATGTGCTGCGGCAGGTCGCGCCCACGAAGCTCGTGGACGGCGCGTGGCTGTATGGACTCGTGAAGCACGCGGCCAACCCGAAGATGTCGGACCTGGTGCGCACCTATGTCGAAGAGCTGGGCGAAGGCGACGCCGGCAAGAACCACGTGGTGCTCTACCGCGACCTGCTCAATCGCTACAACCTCGACCCGCTCGACGACCTGGACGATACGCTCTACACGCAGGGTGCGATCCAGCTGGCCCTGGGCGCCTGCGCGGAAGAATTCCTGCCCGAAGTGATCGGCTTCAACCTCTCCTATGAGCAACTGCCCTTGCACCTGCTCATCACCGCGCACGAACTCAATGAGCTCGGCATCGACCCCTACTACTTCACGCTGCACGTCACCGTGGACAACGGCGACACGGGCCATGCGCGCCGCGCGTGCCAGGCCGTGCTGGACATGCTGCCGCGCCTCGCCGACGACGGCGTGTTCTGGGAGCGCGTGCGCGCAGGCGCGAAGCTCGCGGACGTGGCGCCGGGCACGATGGATGCGGTGGAAGGCTTCCGCATCGACGACGAAGTGCTGCGCATCTTCGCGCGCAAGTCGGTGACGGGCCACGGCGCGCATTCCGACTACTGCCGCGTCGCGGGCAAGAGCGTGAACGAATGGCTCGCCCGCCCGGCGGAGATTCCGCAGTTCCTGGCCGCGCTGGAAGCCGCGGGCTGGATCCAGCGCGGCAAGCCCGTGGACGACAGCCGCTTCTGGGGCCTCCTGCAGGGACCGCGCGCGGAAATGTTCGGTGTGTTCTCGAGCTATGAACTGCAGGTGATCCACGACTGGATCCGCGGGGATGCCAGCGCCGACGGCGCGGCCTTCACGCAAGGGCCTGCGCCGGAAGGCCGCACCCGGCGCGCGAGCTTTCGCGCGATGCAGCGGGCGCGGCCCGCGCTCGTCGCCGGACCTGCTGCGGATTTGCTCGACCCGGACCTCGACGCGTTGAAGTCCCGCCTTGCCACGGCCGATCCTGCGCAGCGCGAGCAGCTTCTCTGCGAGATGATGTCGCCGGCCATGCACTGGACGCCTGCGGGCCTGGAAGCCACGCGGCAGTTCTGGTCGGCGAGGTCGAGCTGA
- a CDS encoding VOC family protein has protein sequence MSDLLVQPQHAREPRLESFSDEANPIGLDGVEFVEYATARPQALGQVLEMMGFRPVARHRSREVTLYRQGGVNVVVNAHTPEGGEALRSHEPPALSAIAVRVRDARAAYAHVLERGAWEAPTQPQAMELNIPAIHGVGGTRIHFVDRWREFSIYDVDFVPIPSVDAHPPAVAGIHFFGVVQYIGAFRSNDWIEFYAELFGMQAIPDEQRFGIMPAGKLLRAPSLTPEGAFMLQLVEPPPDAEEGGERLQRIGLGVPDVHAAVAALRKLGMEFVETQATHTERRGALTKTYLGNVVFELVQSAHAAPAHG, from the coding sequence ATGAGCGACCTGCTCGTCCAACCGCAACACGCACGCGAGCCGCGGCTCGAATCCTTCAGCGACGAGGCCAACCCGATCGGGCTGGACGGCGTGGAATTCGTCGAATACGCCACCGCGCGCCCGCAGGCGCTGGGCCAGGTGCTGGAGATGATGGGCTTTCGCCCCGTCGCGCGGCATCGCTCCCGCGAGGTCACGCTGTATCGGCAGGGCGGCGTGAACGTCGTGGTGAACGCGCACACGCCCGAAGGCGGTGAGGCGCTGCGCTCCCACGAGCCGCCGGCGCTCAGCGCGATCGCCGTGCGGGTGCGCGATGCGCGCGCGGCGTATGCGCACGTGCTGGAGCGCGGCGCGTGGGAGGCGCCGACGCAGCCGCAGGCGATGGAGCTGAACATCCCCGCCATCCACGGCGTGGGCGGCACGCGCATCCATTTCGTCGACCGCTGGCGCGAGTTCTCCATCTACGACGTCGACTTCGTTCCCATCCCGTCGGTGGATGCGCATCCGCCCGCGGTCGCCGGCATTCATTTCTTCGGCGTCGTGCAGTACATCGGCGCGTTCCGCAGCAACGACTGGATCGAGTTCTACGCCGAGCTCTTCGGCATGCAGGCGATCCCCGACGAGCAGCGCTTCGGCATCATGCCCGCGGGCAAGCTGCTGCGCGCGCCCTCGCTCACGCCCGAAGGCGCCTTCATGCTGCAGCTGGTGGAGCCCCCGCCGGACGCCGAGGAAGGCGGCGAGCGGCTGCAGCGCATCGGCCTGGGCGTGCCCGACGTGCACGCGGCGGTGGCGGCGCTGCGCAAGCTCGGCATGGAATTCGTGGAGACGCAGGCGACGCACACCGAGCGCCGCGGCGCGCTCACCAAGACCTACCTCGGCAACGTCGTGTTCGAGCTCGTGCAAAGCGCGCACGCGGCGCCCGCCCATGGCTGA
- a CDS encoding GNAT family N-acetyltransferase gives MSSSVSITLARPADARDIAEMSRDCVETGLGWSWTPPRVLHAIRDRATNVVVARGGAGELLGFGIMPYGDQRAHLSLLAVRAASRGQGVGRELLGWLEKCAVTAGLEGISLEVRRDNPGAVEFYRRCGYELAGTVPGYYSGVLDALRLAKTLWTPTGQPAD, from the coding sequence ATGAGCAGTTCCGTGTCCATCACGCTCGCGCGGCCGGCCGACGCGCGGGACATCGCCGAGATGTCGCGCGACTGCGTCGAAACGGGCCTCGGCTGGAGCTGGACGCCGCCGCGCGTGCTGCACGCCATCCGTGACCGCGCCACCAATGTCGTGGTGGCGCGTGGCGGCGCCGGCGAGCTGCTCGGCTTCGGGATCATGCCGTACGGCGACCAGCGCGCGCACCTGTCGCTGCTCGCGGTGCGTGCCGCCTCGCGCGGGCAGGGCGTCGGGCGCGAATTGCTCGGCTGGCTGGAGAAGTGCGCCGTCACGGCCGGGCTGGAAGGCATCTCGCTCGAAGTGCGCCGCGACAACCCCGGCGCGGTCGAGTTCTACCGGCGCTGCGGCTACGAGCTCGCCGGCACCGTGCCCGGCTATTACTCGGGCGTCCTGGATGCGCTGCGCCTCGCGAAAACCCTATGGACGCCGACCGGCCAGCCCGCGGATTGA